Proteins encoded by one window of Pseudonocardia alni:
- a CDS encoding endonuclease/exonuclease/phosphatase family protein, with product MRWGFALFLGAAAALATLPDLVGLDAHSPFAQVIAFRPLMVAALGVLVVIGLLITLAARRFWPVPVVLALVALVGAAMVLPRTVADPAPTGGTPLKVLALNVYEGNADADSLAALVAAENPDVVSIPEAGGRYESEIAPLLEPLGYRTASSVDRWDRDVTGNTVAWSNRLGDVRTRIGKDVRFDYIEITGGGLGNLRFVAFHSVAPVPRSVGQWRSDLETVAKWCSATSPAIVAGDFNASLDHSVFRNAIQGCGDAGSQTGNGLAGTWPTWAPSWLGPQIDHIVYNGGIAAESFGTRLVPGTDHRAIVATLRLP from the coding sequence GTGCGCTGGGGGTTCGCGCTGTTCCTCGGTGCCGCCGCCGCGCTCGCGACGCTGCCCGACCTCGTCGGTCTCGACGCCCACTCCCCGTTCGCGCAGGTCATCGCCTTCCGGCCGCTGATGGTCGCCGCGCTCGGCGTGCTGGTGGTGATCGGCCTGCTGATCACCCTGGCCGCCCGCCGGTTCTGGCCGGTGCCGGTCGTCCTCGCGCTGGTCGCGCTGGTCGGCGCGGCGATGGTGCTCCCGCGCACCGTGGCCGACCCCGCGCCCACCGGCGGCACCCCGCTGAAGGTGCTGGCGCTCAACGTCTACGAGGGCAACGCCGACGCCGACTCCCTCGCCGCGCTCGTCGCCGCGGAGAACCCCGACGTCGTCTCGATCCCGGAGGCGGGCGGCCGCTACGAGAGCGAGATCGCGCCGCTGCTGGAGCCGCTGGGCTACCGGACGGCGTCCAGCGTCGACCGCTGGGACCGCGACGTCACCGGCAACACCGTGGCCTGGTCGAACCGGCTCGGCGACGTCCGCACCCGGATCGGCAAGGACGTCCGCTTCGACTACATCGAGATCACCGGCGGCGGCCTGGGGAACCTGCGCTTCGTCGCGTTCCACTCCGTCGCGCCGGTCCCGCGCTCGGTCGGGCAGTGGCGCTCGGACCTGGAGACCGTCGCGAAGTGGTGCTCCGCGACGAGCCCGGCGATCGTCGCCGGCGACTTCAACGCGAGCCTCGACCACTCGGTCTTCCGCAACGCGATCCAGGGCTGCGGCGACGCGGGCTCGCAGACCGGCAACGGGCTGGCCGGAACCTGGCCGACCTGGGCGCCGTCGTGGCTGGGGCCGCAGATCGACCACATCGTCTACAACGGCGGGATCGCCGCCGAGTCCTTCGGGACGCGGTTGGTGCCCGGCACCGACCACCGCGCGATCGTGGCGACGCTGCGCCTGCCCTAG
- a CDS encoding aspartate kinase yields MALVVQKYGGSSVENAERIKKVAERIVRTRKEGHDVVVVVSAMGDTTDELTDLAEQISPKPPLREMDMLLTSGERISNALVAMAIHALGAEARSFTGSQAGMLTTSKHGDARITEVNPWRLREALDEGHIVLVAGFQGMSADSRDITTLGRGGSDTTAVALAAALNADVCEIYSDVDGVYTADPRIVSKASLLETVTYEEMLELAASGAKVLHLRAVEYARRYGVPLRVRSSYNDKPGTLVSGSIEEIPLENPIITGVAHDRSEGKITVTGVPDTPGMAAKIFRTVADAEINIDMVLQNISNVSDKKTDITFSLPRTDGDTAVAALERAKGEIGFTELIYDNDIGKVSLVGAGMRNHPGVTAKFCEALSDAGINIETMNTSEIRISVICRSDQLDDAVQALHEAFELGAEDDAVVAAGTGR; encoded by the coding sequence GTGGCCCTCGTCGTGCAGAAGTACGGCGGTTCGTCGGTCGAGAACGCTGAGCGGATCAAGAAGGTCGCCGAGCGCATCGTCCGTACCCGCAAGGAGGGCCACGATGTCGTCGTCGTCGTGTCCGCCATGGGGGACACCACCGACGAGCTGACCGATCTCGCCGAGCAGATCTCCCCGAAGCCCCCGCTGCGGGAGATGGACATGCTGCTCACCTCCGGTGAGCGGATCTCGAACGCACTCGTCGCGATGGCGATCCACGCCCTCGGCGCGGAGGCCCGGTCGTTCACCGGCTCGCAGGCGGGCATGCTCACCACCTCGAAGCACGGTGACGCCCGCATCACCGAGGTGAACCCGTGGCGCCTGCGTGAGGCCCTCGACGAGGGGCACATCGTGCTCGTCGCCGGCTTCCAGGGCATGAGCGCGGACTCCCGCGACATCACCACGCTGGGCCGCGGCGGCTCGGACACCACCGCCGTCGCGCTCGCGGCCGCGCTGAACGCCGACGTCTGCGAGATCTACTCCGACGTCGACGGCGTCTACACCGCCGACCCGCGGATCGTCTCCAAGGCGAGCCTGCTCGAGACGGTGACCTACGAGGAGATGCTCGAGCTCGCCGCGTCCGGCGCCAAGGTGCTGCACCTGCGCGCCGTCGAGTACGCCCGCCGCTACGGCGTCCCGCTGCGGGTGCGCAGTTCCTACAACGACAAGCCGGGCACCCTGGTCTCCGGCTCGATCGAGGAGATCCCGTTGGAGAATCCGATCATCACCGGCGTCGCCCACGACCGGTCCGAAGGCAAGATCACCGTCACCGGGGTGCCGGACACCCCCGGCATGGCGGCGAAGATCTTCCGCACGGTCGCCGACGCGGAGATCAACATCGATATGGTGCTGCAGAACATCTCCAACGTGTCGGACAAGAAGACCGACATCACCTTCTCGCTGCCCCGCACCGACGGTGACACCGCCGTCGCGGCGCTGGAGCGCGCGAAGGGCGAGATCGGGTTCACCGAGCTGATCTACGACAACGACATCGGCAAGGTCTCGCTCGTCGGCGCCGGTATGCGCAACCACCCCGGCGTCACCGCGAAGTTCTGCGAGGCGCTCTCCGACGCCGGGATCAACATCGAGACCATGAACACCTCGGAGATCCGGATCTCGGTGATCTGCCGCTCCGACCAGCTCGACGACGCGGTGCAGGCGCTGCACGAGGCGTTCGAGCTCGGCGCCGAGGACGACGCGGTGGTCGCCGCCGGAACGGGCCGGTGA
- a CDS encoding MFS transporter translates to MPDTAATAPRAGPGAFADVLRLPGVGAITAIGMAARIPATAVGVTLTLHTVTTLGHGFGAAGLVAAAVPTGMAIGAPLLGTMVDRHGLRPVLALTMTAGLLFWSVAPLLGYAGLLGAAFVAGILTLPVFSLVRQVIAAAVPAGRRRPAFALDSMTVEISYMTGPAVGSLLTVWLGSATTMRVIGAGFVLAGIALWRLDPPVRADGDGAARTGPRPPLRSWLTRPLVGALLAVTAAVIAIMGTEFAFIAALTSSGQAWAIALVNAVWCLASLVGGFLYGSARRGLPLPLLLAALGLATLPAALAWSWWSLLFLLLPAGLATASTLAAGSAAIGDLAPDRVRGLVTGLQGSATTLGIAIATPLAGVLVDTASPGVAMLACGSIAVVAAGVAAPLLRVRA, encoded by the coding sequence GTGCCCGACACCGCCGCCACCGCACCCCGCGCCGGCCCGGGTGCGTTCGCCGACGTGCTGCGCCTGCCCGGGGTCGGTGCGATCACCGCGATCGGCATGGCCGCCCGCATCCCCGCGACGGCCGTCGGCGTCACCCTGACCCTGCACACCGTCACCACGCTCGGCCACGGCTTCGGCGCCGCCGGGCTCGTCGCCGCCGCGGTCCCGACCGGGATGGCGATCGGCGCCCCGCTGCTCGGCACGATGGTCGACCGGCACGGGCTGCGCCCGGTCCTGGCGCTGACGATGACCGCGGGCCTGCTGTTCTGGTCGGTGGCGCCGCTGCTGGGCTACGCCGGTCTGCTCGGCGCCGCCTTCGTCGCCGGCATCCTCACCCTCCCGGTGTTCTCGCTGGTCCGGCAGGTCATCGCGGCCGCCGTCCCGGCCGGACGACGCCGCCCCGCCTTCGCGCTGGACTCGATGACCGTCGAGATCTCCTACATGACCGGGCCCGCCGTCGGGTCGCTGCTGACGGTGTGGCTGGGCTCGGCGACGACGATGCGCGTGATCGGCGCCGGGTTCGTCCTGGCCGGGATCGCGCTGTGGCGGCTCGACCCACCGGTCCGCGCCGACGGCGACGGGGCCGCCCGCACCGGCCCCCGCCCTCCGCTGCGCAGCTGGCTGACCCGGCCGCTGGTCGGCGCGCTGCTGGCGGTGACCGCCGCAGTGATCGCGATCATGGGCACCGAGTTCGCGTTCATCGCCGCCCTCACCTCCTCCGGGCAGGCGTGGGCGATCGCGCTGGTCAACGCCGTGTGGTGCCTGGCGTCGCTGGTCGGCGGGTTCCTCTACGGCAGCGCCCGCCGCGGCCTCCCGCTGCCGCTGCTGCTCGCCGCGCTCGGGCTGGCGACGCTCCCGGCGGCGCTGGCCTGGTCGTGGTGGAGCCTGCTGTTCCTGCTGCTCCCCGCGGGTCTGGCGACCGCGTCGACGCTCGCGGCGGGCAGTGCCGCGATCGGCGACCTCGCCCCGGACCGGGTGCGTGGCCTGGTCACCGGCCTGCAGGGCTCCGCGACGACGCTCGGCATCGCCATCGCGACCCCGCTGGCGGGGGTACTGGTCGACACCGCCTCCCCCGGCGTGGCGATGCTGGCCTGCGGGTCGATCGCGGTCGTCGCCGCCGGGGTGGCGGCGCCGCTGCTGCGCGTCCGGGCCTGA
- a CDS encoding aspartate-semialdehyde dehydrogenase — MAMDKPVLALVGATGAVGTTMIEIIDSRESVPWGEIRLIASARSAGKVLTVRGQDITVLELKPEVFDGVDIAMFDVPDEVSAEWAPIAASRGAIAVDNSGAFRMDPEVPLVVPEVNPEKVTERPKGIIANPNCTTLSMMAAMGALHREFGLEALVVSSYQAASGAGQPGIDQLQAELSAVAGKDLGKAAGDVAAVLTEAGIPVGGDSPFPAPLVLNVVPWAGSLKDDGWSSEELKVRNESRKILGIPELKVSATCVRVPVVTTHALAIHATFSSEVPVDAARKVLGAQPTIVVKDDPAAGEWPTPADAVGGDPTVVGRIRQSLDFPNTLELFVCGDNLRKGAALNTYEVAETVAAAG, encoded by the coding sequence ATGGCCATGGACAAGCCCGTTCTCGCGCTGGTCGGCGCGACCGGTGCCGTCGGCACCACCATGATCGAGATCATCGACTCCCGCGAGTCGGTGCCGTGGGGCGAGATCCGCCTGATCGCCTCGGCCCGCAGCGCAGGCAAGGTGCTGACGGTCCGCGGCCAGGACATCACCGTCCTGGAGCTGAAGCCCGAGGTCTTCGACGGCGTCGACATCGCGATGTTCGACGTCCCCGACGAGGTCTCCGCCGAGTGGGCGCCGATCGCCGCCTCCCGCGGCGCGATCGCCGTCGACAACTCCGGCGCGTTCCGGATGGACCCCGAGGTCCCGCTCGTGGTGCCCGAGGTGAACCCGGAGAAGGTGACCGAGCGGCCCAAGGGCATCATCGCGAACCCGAACTGCACGACGCTGTCGATGATGGCGGCAATGGGTGCGCTGCACCGCGAGTTCGGGCTCGAGGCGCTGGTCGTGTCGTCGTACCAGGCCGCGTCGGGTGCCGGCCAGCCCGGCATCGACCAGCTGCAGGCCGAGCTGTCCGCGGTCGCCGGCAAGGACCTCGGCAAGGCCGCCGGCGACGTCGCGGCAGTCCTGACCGAGGCCGGCATCCCGGTCGGCGGCGACTCGCCGTTCCCGGCTCCGCTGGTGCTCAACGTCGTGCCGTGGGCCGGCTCCCTCAAGGACGACGGCTGGTCGTCGGAGGAGCTGAAGGTCCGCAACGAGTCCCGCAAGATCCTCGGGATCCCGGAGCTCAAGGTCTCCGCGACCTGCGTGCGCGTCCCGGTCGTCACCACGCACGCGCTGGCGATCCACGCGACCTTCTCCTCGGAGGTCCCGGTCGACGCGGCCCGCAAGGTGCTCGGTGCGCAGCCGACGATCGTCGTCAAGGACGACCCGGCCGCCGGCGAGTGGCCGACCCCGGCCGACGCCGTCGGCGGGGACCCGACCGTGGTGGGCCGGATCCGGCAGTCGCTGGACTTCCCGAACACCCTGGAGCTGTTCGTGTGCGGGGACAACCTGCGCAAGGGTGCCGCCCTGAACACCTACGAGGTGGCGGAGACGGTCGCCGCGGCCGGCTGA